The Lolium rigidum isolate FL_2022 chromosome 2, APGP_CSIRO_Lrig_0.1, whole genome shotgun sequence genomic interval ATTGCAGCTCAACATCAATGTCCCTCTTCCAGAACAGTGCTAAACCACCACTTCTTCCCACACAATCTACCACTACCATGTGTGGCATATTCAGCATCCATCTAAACTTCTCCATTCTCTTCTCATCCAACTTGGTTTCGCATAAGAAGAGAATGTCGGGGTCCACCTTCTTCTGGAGAGCCAGAAGACCACGAATTGCCGGCCTGTTCCCCATTCCCCGGCAATTCGAACTCGCAATTCTCATTGGGGCTTGCAGGGCTGTTCCGACAGCCCCGCTTTAGTTGGTGTAGCTTTGTTCTCTTCGATCCTCCCCTTCTTCGACTTCTGTCCTTCCGCCTCATCAACCTCCATCTGATCTGGAATTCTTTTCACACCCAGCTTCACTCCTACTATCTCAACAGAACCTTCTGTTGTCCTGTTTCTCCTCTTAAAAGTGAGTCCTTTCGCCGTCCCCTTATTTGCATTCTCAGCCGGGGATTTCCCTCCTCTCATAGACGTGCTACTGGCCACCACACCCTTCCCAGCTGCCTACAGTACCAACTTTGTTGCTACTGGCTCCTGCACCCCCTTTTCTTGCTCCTTATCTACTGACTCCACCAAAGTTGCCCAGTCAATAGCCTTCTTTGAGCCCGCAGGGATACTCTCATTTTTCTTTTTAACCACATTCTTCACTGGACTCGTGACCTCCTCCTCTTTGTCAGTTTTCTTTCCCGTGTCCGTTGCCGAACCTGACTTGTTTGCCTCATCTTTGCGCCAGGAAAGACTATTGCTACCCACATCTCCCCCCTTTTTTTCACCGAAACCATACGAGCGGTTGCCACTgccactgccccccccccccccgctgctCCACCTTTGTCTCTCTGCACTGTTTTGTTTTTTTGGAATGTAGGCTCTCAACCAGCTCCCAAATTGTTTCTCTTCTCCTTTCTCCCTTGGAACTGAACAACAGTTTTCTTCGTGCCCGATGATGCCACAATTGTAACAGAACTCAGGGAGGAATTCATATTCAAAAGGGCACCATTTATTCCTTCCCTCATTCCCCACCTGAATCATCAAACCCCTCATAAGTGGCTTGTTTATGTCGATTCTAACCTTTATTCGCAGAAATTCCCCCGAAGCGAGGTCGTCTTCTCCAACATCTGCCTCGAGCCAAACCCCCACTTTCTCTCCTATCATTTCGCCAGTGGCCTTGTTCATTTTCCCCAATGGCAGCTTCAGGACCCGAATCCATACAGGTACAGAATTGAACAAGTACTCATCTACTGATTTATCCGGGTCATAATCTTCCACTACCACCAGATCATTATTAAACATCCACGGACCACAGTCGAGAGCTTTCTTCTTACCCGATTGCTGTAGGAGAGTAATCAGGAAAATGTTCTCCCCCCTCCTTGAGCACTTGATTCCCCGGATTGGGCACCAAATTGGCCTCAGGGATTGCTTCAGGCCCTCCATCGATGCCAATTTCTCCGACAGAACTTTCACTAGCACCTTCGGCTCCACCACTTCCTTTCCAGCACCATCCGCTATCTCCATCAGCTTCTCGTCAATCCGCAATCCCGCCATCTCCGCCTCCGAGAGCTTGAGGTTCTTCAGCATCCCCTCCACCCTCTCCATCCCCGCCGCCAACGCCTACTCCCAGCATGCCTCGACTCCCAGCACGCCTCGACTCCAACCAGCCTAGAGACAGTGTATTACGACCGCGGTCCTAGGCATCCCGCGGAAGGCTGAAAATGGTGGAAACGGGAACCAGGTGGGAAACCCTACACTGCGTCGCCGATTCGAGCTCAGCGGCGGGGAAATGGGACCAGGACGGCTTGGGATCTGGGGGAAGATGAGCGCTTTGGGAACCCTAGTTTCGCCTAACCTATCGCTCAGACAGAGCACCAACCGTCACGCGAGGGACGGACCCGAACGTGGCAGACTGGCAGTGGCCAATTTTGCATTTGGCGAAGCCTTGACGGCTAACAGAGGCGCAGCGGTTGattcagcaccaccaccaccacaacaatAGCAGAACTGCGAGATTGGGCACCACTCCTTGACCTACAGGGACGCTTGCGGGCTCGATGGGGTGTTTGCGAAAGCAATGCAAGGCGTTTGCCATTGCCGGCAATGACGATGTCCTTGGACCCcgttcaccttcttggaggcgtggccCCTGGGTTTTGTCTGCTACCCTAGTTACTAGTGATCCatccgagctcctcctcgaaaCCCCTTTCGTTGAGGCCATGTGTCAGGCAGTACGTGGCTCCATATAGACGGTGTGTCTCCCCTTTGCGTGACCATTCCCGAGCCTAGGGTGGTTGTCTATGGGTGCGTCGTGGCAGGAGGCAACTCGGTGTTCCTCAACAGCTGGTGGTTTGTCGTGATGGCATTCGCTGTGACTTAGGCGTTCTCTTGGGGTGGGTGTCGAAGCCTCCGCGAAAGCACTACACAGCTGGTCTGTGCCGACAACGATGACACTCGCGAGCGCCATTTTCCTTCCTGGAGGCGCTGTCATGAAGTTTCCCCCttcgagctctggaggttcgccgGTTTCACTAGCGTAGTTAGCCAGTTCTCGGGGTGTTTGGTGATCCTCTGTTTTGACAGGCTGCTCAGTGTGCTAGTCCTATGTGGTTCAGATCCGCGGAGTGGCGTCTCGGGGAGCCGCCGGTGTTTTGCTGAAGTCTTGAATGTTCTTGGAGAACTTGTAGTTTAGGACCTGGCTCTGGTGTGCCTGTTCCTTTGTGGTAGGCTTTAGCTCTTCACCACCTGGGCTTGTATCTCTAGCTGGTGCCcccagttttttcttttttcttctttttctttgttgcatGCTACGTTGTACTCcgggccggttgatggctttgttaattcaaagctagGCTCGTATGTGGCTGACAGTAGTCAAGCAAGAAACGTGGCTACGGCAGGTGGAAGAATGAATACTGAGTTTTTTTGTGGGTATACACTTCCTACCCTAATAGATACACGTCAGATTCAAAGGACAAGTGTAAAGAAtgtgaataaaagaaaaggcgatGCACCTCTACAATCCCAAATAAATTATCAAATAAATACCAACAGAATCTAGAACTAAATATTCTGTTCAGACCACCAAACAACGAATAATCCGCCAGCGACCAAACGGACTGAGCTAAATAGACCAACAGCTAGGATGTGCAGGCAGTAAAGCATCCTCTCTGAATGAGCTTTTGAGCACTCCTGGTGCATTCGTCAGTCACGCACCTTGCTGGATACAGAAAAGCTAGCACCAGTGAAGCGAGAAAAACCCAAATGAACACGTCTCCTGCATTACTCTCGAATGGAGGCAGAAAGCTGATCTCTTGTCCCTTGGAACTTATACGAGTGATCTCAGCGGTAGCCCCACCCTCTTCCTCGCCCTCCTCGCCCTCCTCTGCCCCGGCCTCTTCCACTgcttctaccaccaccaccaccacgggaTAATGCTTCAAAAGCCCTGTTCACAAGCTGATTaggcatccctccccctcctcgcCCCTTCTTGCTTACAGGGGCAATCCCATTATAAGCAGGTTGGGTCCTCTTCACTCTGAAACATCAACAAATTAGAATTGACTAAAATGAAATACAAATGAATGTGAATAAAATGGAACTTTCGGTGGTGGAACAAACCCTGCTGTTGTAGCTGCTGGTTTCTTTGGCAGTTCCATCCACGAGAGAGTAATTTTCTTATCACCGATGAATAAAGGAGATTTCGGATGCAACGGCTGAAACAAACAATTGTCACTTATAGTTGAGACCTTCAGCTAATAATATGGCGCACTAGTTTCTTCTGAAGCGCATAGACAAAGCATCAACAGTATGCAAGAGCAATATGGCCCATGACTTCATAGGAAAGACTAACAAGCTAGTTACAGTTGTATGATAGCTTTTTACACTTCAAACGCAGAGCTAGCTAGCATGGCTGATAGTTTGAAGCTTGAAGAAGCTACTATGCTAACCTGAGCTTATTTAGGCTCTGACAAATGGATAAAGGATTTTATGTCCAAGGGATTTAGACAAAAATAAGGATATGCTTGTGCATTTTAATACAAAATTGCATAGTGTGACGCCGTTGTTTGGCTGTCATCGTCTCTTCAATCTTCACTCTTGAGGAACAATCCTGTTGAGTATACGGTGCCACATTAAACTAATACCATTTGTCTGTTTAATCTGGGGGGCTTTTCACCAAATGCTATTTGTTCTGAATGAAGTTAAACATGCTAATGTTTATAACCTACACCTTAGATTTTAGCCTTGACTTAGTAACACTAGCTGAATGCACGTGCGCTGCTACGAATTGATCGAACAATTGTTATATTTCTAGCAACCCATGGCAAATATCGGCATATTTCTCCGATCTCCTTTTGTCTAGTGTTTTCTCTAGTTATATTTGGCAACCATAATACGCCTAGCTTTCGAACAGTCATTTCTGTGAGAGTGTTTCTGGTGTGCATGCATATGCTTGTTGAAGTGAAAGATCATAGATTTTGCCGTCGTTGTAGGATGTCAATTGCTTCTCAAAGCTAGttgtcattgcatatatatattcAGAATGGTGATATGCCAACTGATTTGCAACTGTCGTCAACCACTCGACCTACAAATATTTTTCAGATAACTATTTAATGATTTCTTTTTAACATCTAATAATAACTCTTTTTCTGTTTAAGATCTAATAATAACTCATAGAAGTGTAGCTCAACGCCTCAAAGTGCTATGCACTATGGATGAGTATCAACCTTGTACTCGCCGAGAGACACACACGCTTAGCTAACTAGGAAACGAGCACATCAATCTAAAACGTGTGTGCTCCCTGAAACGCAACTGCAGGTTAATCAATTAGAGGGCATCTGCTAGATTTACCGATTAGAGAACAGATCCCTGAAAGCAATCTGAAGGTAGAGACACATATGTGTGAAGCAAGTTATCTCCGGCTGCTGGACGATCGATCGTATAATTGCCGGGATATCGGGGAGCAAGAACAGAAAAGCAGCCGTCGGCTGCCGAAGTCTCCCCTCCGCATCTCCCCTTCCCTGCTCCACCTTCCTGCACGCCACTCCTGCTCCTCCCCTCACTCTCCCCAGCCAACTGTCGTCCTCCCCTCTCCATCCCTGTACCCAGCAGCACTACTGCTTCTCCTCCCTTTATTAGTAGAGATTTCCTACTACATTAAAGTTGTATCTACTACACCATGACAAGTCAATAAGAACATCGCAGCTAATTTACTGTGGACATGGGCCAGCCAGGCCAGCAAATGGCATGTCTGGCAGGCCACCAGCAACAGCAAGCAGAGTTTGTGATGCACGATAACCAGGAACTAGCTCATAAGAATAAAATTAATGCAAAAGTTCTGCGTGCATACAACAAATGGATCACCTGTGACATTGCCAATATGTTATTATAGGACCGCATTGTCATTGTCGATTTCTGCTGGTCCGTTTTCTGCAGAAAGCAATCACATCAGAATCAATTGGCAGAACTGTTACGCAACAGTGATCAATCTGTTTGCCACAAAAATGCCTAGGACCAATCTTGCAGATTATGATTGTAGAAGGTTCCCAAAGAAATACTATGATGCAGTAATGATGGTAGTTCAACATGGCATCAACTAGAGAACAATTCAATGCAACTGAACCGGtaaactcaagcatctaagctaaaACTCACAATTTTAGATTTCTCTTCTGCCGTCTTTGCTGATGATATTGCCTTGTTGAAATCTGCCATTCCCTGGGTTAGTCTCTTTGAGGCTGCTCGAACCGTCTCTTCTGTCCCAGTTAACCTGTGTGTTTGTAACAATCAGGAACACGCCAACATAATGGAAATCATGTTGCATTAAAGAGATTTCATATGTGCCTGAAATGTATTTTCACATGCTCCATCCAATGGGAACAAATTTGTGCAAGTTAACAATGGCAAACATAAGCGGGATGAAAAAGGCAACTAAGAAATGGCAGAAATATATGCTGGGTTGCTAAAAGATTCTAATGTTTGCGTCCCAAAAGCCTAATAGGAAATTTGGCATCAAACACCCATTTCCAATTTTTGAGCTGAAAACTGTAGGGGAGGCATACCCACTTTTCCATCATTTGGAGTTCTAATTCTTTCTTACATTCACACACATAGTGATGTCTAAAGCATGTGACTGATCCACCCTTAGGATTATACTCACGATGACAGACTCCCTCAACTTAATTACCTAATAGTGGATGTCTCTTACAAGGAATCAAAATAAGATAAAGCATTCCAAGTACTCGAAATTATTCAGGTTTAAATTGGACTGCAACAGAACCATAGCGGAACTTCCAACTTGAAGAATTCTACTATCATAGCATATTCTTAGAGTTGAATAGCAAGGAAGTGGCCAGTGCTGCAAATCAGAGGCGAAGACAAACAATTTAATCAAGTTGACTTTAGAATAGAAGAATGACATGTGAGGAGATGGTGACACATGAAAATAAAGCATGTGAATGTGATGGAACTTATTAGTAGACACTTAGCTTAAGGTCAGGTTTTTGAAGTATACACACATGAACAAAATACAACATCGATTGATTATTGCAACATACTGCATTACCTCTCGGTAAAATCTTTGTAATGTTCTGAGAAATCCTCTCCAAGTCTATCTGATGGCTGTCCAGTAACAATCTTGTAACCACAGAGACTGTTTGTACTGTTTGGAGTCTATATTGCACATTAGATCAACACAAGGTCATCCACAAAGAAATTACATGGTTCAtagtacatatggaatatgtTGGTTATCTAACCTTATGGGCCAAATGGTGAAAAGTGTATAGCAAGCACTCAACATAATTGTGATTAATATCATCTACCTTCTTCCCAGGCATATACTTCTGCAAAACAACAATTGCAAGATCAACTTGGATATTTTAAttctatatactccctccatccataaaaggatgtctcaactttgtcaaaatttgcaTGTATTAGGTACAtgcaaattttgacaaagttgagacatccttttatggacagaggtagtacattgTAACTGAGAGAGTGTTTTATTCACATCTTCCATTAGACAAAAAACATGCAAAATGGGATAAGAAACACATCAGACACAAGAAGTGCATAAACCTTGAGCAACTGAACAACGGATGGAAGCAGCTGGCGTGAGTCTTGTGCCACGGCAAATGGCGAGCTAGCAGAAATTGTCTTGAGTAAATCCAGTTTCCTCTCCTCCGGGATCTGACAAAAAAATGAACACTTAATGCTGAAACAGGCAAGACTACAGGTTGTTTCAAAAGAACACTCCAGATGTGCAGGTGATAGAAGGAGATCTTGTTTGGAGAATGTCATGCTTTGGTAACAAAAGAACAACCCAATTTCATAACTTGAACCTTGAAAAGCATTGTAAATTCTTCTGTTGACAATTTCCCAGTGCCCTTGTTAAGAGACTAAGCATGAGGGCATCAAACGAAGCAGTTGAAACCAATACTATGTCAACGAAACAACAAGTGTTGCATCCATTTCTCCATGAAGCAAAGGACGCAAGGTACAAGATGAAGTACCTTATCGAAAACTGGAACGATTTGCTTAGCAAAGTAGTTAAGAAACTTGCTGCTTGATGCACCTCTCTGCAGATCAGGCAGACAGAAAGAAAAGAACAGCAAAAGATGATTTTTATGTTCACTAATAATAACATGTGACTTTGTAAAACTGGACATACCGTGAAGATAGGAAGAGCCATATACATGCATGAGGTCCACCTCTCTATATGATCGATATCAGAAACCTGAAAGAACAAAAAGACTAAGCAAAATCCACAACCTCAAATGAAGGTAGTACTTCAGAAATGAACCTCAAACACAAGAAACTGCAACTACTAAACAAAGGTGTGAGATTGTGGAGCATTGATATGCTCATATGCACCCTTTCTTACTGATCCCTAACCCAAACAATGAGATGCACAAAGCAAgaccatctacaacaagtataattTTTATTTTAACATAACAAATCATGTGTTTCAACACACACAAAATGACTTACAACTGACAAATATCAATTAACTAGCACAATGCACATGTGTTGCTACGAAGGCACCAAAAAGCAAGAAGTTTGGTTACTGGCTTGGGAGATTGTCAAAAGATATTTGTGTCCTAAGACTGCTGCGTGGCTCCGGCAATAAAGATAGTGAAGAGACGAGGAGAGAGTTACAGCCTTGCAGGCGGCAAGGCAGCAAGGGGCATTGCAAGATTTAAAGCTGCATCTCGAATTTTGAAACTCAGGGAGATGGGGGACTAGGGTAGAGACAAGCGAGGATACCAATCATGTAGGATAGTGGATACCAAGGTCTTTGTTGCGATCAAACTAGTATTCTTTTGCTCCTTTATGACATGATACAAAACTAGGGACAACGGAGATGAAGGTGAAGGTGAAGATGATGACAGGGGCAATGGAGATTATGATGATGATCTTTGCTACTAAGACAAGTGAAGAATGATGGAATTTGGCTCTGGCGTGGCTTCTTTTTGGACAGAGATTTGAGGCTGGTGTGGCTTCTTTTTGGACATAGGCACATAGCGATTTGGGGCTGGTGTGGCTTCTTTTTGGACATTTGGTTTGGGGCTGGTGTGCCTTGTTTTGGACACATGATTTAGGGTAGACTTGGGCTGGTTATTAAGAGTTAAGAACTTGGTAGTTCGCAGTTTATTGTAATGAACTAGTGCTTAATTTCTGTTGTTATACTTGTTGCTGTGATGGTATTTATATGTAGAACTGCTGCTGTTTTACTTATTAAATCATGTGAATCAGCTTCAAAGGAATATGGATCATCGAGGAGAAGAACTTGGACAGATGCACACAAGAAGTAAGTTACTCTTTATTTCAAGTAAAATTTACAAGTTTGCTGTTACAAATGATGCTCTTGCTTGATATTATTACATCACTTACATGTATACTAGATGATTGTCACTATCGCGATACAGATCCTAGTATCTTACCGAGCGTATCGAATGTGTATCCTAGTCAGGTGGTACCGTTGTCAGAATGCACCATGCCTTGAATCGGTAGTATCCCGATACTTCTACGAGAGGTGATACCACACATCAGTTAAAACTAATCAAAGAATTAGTTAACATGCTGACATCAGCAAGCCTTATAAGCATGTAATCGCTTCATTGGTTTCCTGTTATGGACTAAACATAATATTTGTCGCCTCTGCATCCCTCATGTGGTGCTGGAATGCACGCTCCAATTCTAGAATATGATATACCATTCCATTACAAGAACAATATGACATGGCACTATGTTTTTTCGGAAATATATGCTAGGTACTTCGGGAGTAACTATTTTATTTAACACATAAATCAATtatatttataaaaaaaaaaatctcatagtATCGTGATACTACAATACGATCCTACGATATGATGCTGTTGACAGAAAAACGATACTGCCTAGTATCTCGATACTGAAAACCTAATACTACACCTGCAATCAGCAAAGAAAGGCATGCACGAGGTCAGGGAGGAAAATTACAAGGTAAACCAACTACTTGCCTTCCTAATTCTACCTCTAAATCATATTCTAAGCCATGGCGACTTGGAGCGACTAATCAAGTTGAGTCAATGACTCAAGTCAGCAAGTCACTAGCCGCAGCGCTGGCGACTTTGACTCGACTTGGTGACTCAAAAATCATGTAGGATACCAAGGTATTTGTTGCGATCGAACTAGTATTTTTTGCTCCTTCATGATATGATACAAAACTAGGGGCAACGGGGAAAAAACGGTGTGAAGCGTACACTTAGGTGGAAAACTAAGCGCATCGGTGACCAAACGCTTAGCTTTGGGCCTAAGCGGCCCATTAAGCGAGGAGCAGAGAAAAAAGCAGGCACACAACCTCTGTCCTCTCGAGTCGTGACCTGACCTGAATCAGAGAGGCGGCGCCCTCCATTGCAGCTCCCCACCACCGCCACTGACCTCCCTCCCGCCGCTGGTGaagcccctcccgcgccgccctCCACCTCTTCCCTCTAGGCAGCAGTGACTTCGGCCTCTTCCTCCAGGTAGCAAACTCGTCCGCCTCTCCTCGCCCAGATCGAGGTCAACCCCTTCCTCCAGCAGCTGACTCATTCCCCCCATCCCCTCTCCATACAGATCAAGGTCGATCTACTCTGCTACTGGCCTACTGGGGGGCGAGAGAGGATATGTGAGGGCAAGTGAGAGAGGCAGCCTACGTGCGTTCATGACACTAGGTTTTCAATTTCGTTTTCTTGATGGGCCTCTTGTTGGGCTAGAAATAACAAAGAATTAAGTGAGGGAtttcactatttcttgcatatataTGCCTAGTTTGTCTTCATTGTTTCCAGTCTGTAGGATTCTGTACGGAACGCTTAAGCAGCGCTTACAGCTTTCCGCTTTTTTGAACCTTGACTAGGGGAGTTCGTTGAGTGAAGGAAGCTGAAACCTAGGACATGGTTTTGACTTGGAATCTCAATCTGCATTTGTTTATTTGTGGTTCTGTTCCTCTTAGAAGAATGTGGTCCCACATGCTGCATTGGTTTATTTGTGTCATTTGCAAGTTGATCCCACGTGCGAGCAAGAAAGCTTTTGTTTATTTAAGCGTTTTATGAGGTTGTTGATCCCACATGAGAGTAGAAGTGCATTTGCTTATTTTTGACTTTTGCAAGCTTGCTGGCCCCACAAGTGTGAGTAGAAGTGGAGTAACAGGAGCGAACTCACCACCAACTCTAAGTAGGAAAGAGATGCAGATGGATATCGCATGAAGTGCGTGACATGGAATTCCATTAGGGCTCCGATggttcataggataggaaaagcataggaataggaaagacataggattgagatgtcatgcctacttgaatcctatgggaAGATCAAGTGATTTTGATTGTACCAAAGGAATTTCCCATGAAGTATGAGCTAATGTTttcttcctataggatttgcactacaagattcctataggattagttcctatgggatatgttcctatgaatcaatcaGCTCATGTAGGAAATTTTCCATAGGATCCAAATCCTACACACTTCCTAcaaaaatcctatgaatcaaaggagcccttagtcTTCAGAAAGGCTACACACTGTTCAGGAAAAGAGTGATATCAGCTTGGGAATTCAGCAAGCCCACGCACATGTCAAGCCATAAATTAGCATAGCTTAAGCCTATATCAAGTAATTCAGATGTAAATCAAGCCATTAGCTCACCAAGACTTGCATACAGAAAGCGACACAAGAAAGTGGTGCTTAGTTCATATTCTCAAAATAACCACTTAGCATTAAAGTAAACGGTGCACTTATTATGTGTAAAGATAATTTGCAGTTCTGCACTACCTCAAAACTGGAACATTGATCACCTTCCAGTTTCCACCAATTATGTGCCACAACTACAAGTTTTGCCAAACTAGTTGTTCATAAATGTCTCTTTAAGAGACTCGATCTGCTAAGAAATTCTAGAGTTATGCAAGACGGAAAAACCTGCGGTGTTTGGGCAACATATTATGTTACATCAACCGTTAAACTGCTTTTCTCTCGGATCAGCTCATGACAAACCAATACAATACATTTACACCTGAATGACCTTGTTTGAACACCTCCCCATGTATGCCTTTTCATCCCCTCATCCACCGCTCTAAGCATGTCATCTTATGTAACTTAATAACCTCCACACTACGAAACACCAATATGTGCTGAAGATTATGTAACTTTGTAACTATGTACCGGATACCGTATCCGATGCGGCTTCATCTACAATATGACCCAATGTGTACTCCCGAGTATCAGCGATTAAACCATGAAAAGGAACAGCTTTTATTTCCCAATACGTCTCTGCTATTTCATTGGTACGATCCCGATACGGCCCAGCCCATGTAATGATGCATATATAACAACCCTAGCTTCCCGATATGACCCAGCTCATGTAAGGAGGCAATGTAATCTGCTGTTCCTAGCAATGACATGC includes:
- the LOC124692263 gene encoding apoptosis inhibitor 5-like protein API5 codes for the protein MATADADTAEVERLYELGDRLSSAKDKSQHAADYEAIIASVKGQNVKAKQLAAQLIPRYFGSFPALGTFAMEAMFDLVEMEELAIRIQAIRGFPLLGKDAEFVSKIADILGQLLACEENVERDAVHKALMSLIRQDVKNSLQPLFKHVESGSEIREKIICFLRDKVFPVKTELLKPQAEMERYITDLIKKSVQDVTGVEFKLFMDFLRSLSIFGDSAPRESFQELIEIIQAQADLDAQFDVSDIDHIERWTSCMYMALPIFTRGASSSKFLNYFAKQIVPVFDKIPEERKLDLLKTISASSPFAVAQDSRQLLPSVVQLLKKYMPGKKVDDINHNYVECLLYTFHHLAHKTPNSTNSLCGYKIVTGQPSDRLGEDFSEHYKDFTERLTGTEETVRAASKRLTQGMADFNKAISSAKTAEEKSKIKTDQQKSTMTMRSYNNILAMSQPLHPKSPLFIGDKKITLSWMELPKKPAATTAGVKRTQPAYNGIAPVSKKGRGGGGMPNQLVNRAFEALSRGGGGGRSSGRGRGRGGRGGRGRGWGYR